The following coding sequences are from one Manis pentadactyla isolate mManPen7 chromosome 13, mManPen7.hap1, whole genome shotgun sequence window:
- the HTR3A gene encoding 5-hydroxytryptamine receptor 3A gives MLSRAPSLLAFLLPTLLAQGEARHHGGLWTHSTRPALLRLSDYLLANYDKGVRPVRDWRRPTTVSIDVIVYAILSVDEKNQVLTTYIWYRQYWTDEFLQWDPGDFDNITKLSIPTDSIWVPDILINEFVDVGKSPNIPYVYVRHHGEVQNYKPLHVVTACSLDIYNFPFDVQNCSLTFTSWLHTIQDINISLWRLPEEVKSDKSVFMNQGEWELLGVLTQFREFMESSDSYAEMKFYVVIRRRPLFYAVSLLLPSIFLMVMDIVGFYLPPDSGERVSFKITLLLGYSVFLIIVSDTLPATAIGTPLIGVYFVVCMALLVLSLAETILIVRLVHKQELQRPVPAWLRHLAPDRLVPPLCRRGQSASQRPPATSQATKTDDCSDMGNRCSPRGGPRDLEGTPRGRGSPLPAPREASPAACAVLRELSSIRHLLERREEGREVARDWLRVGSALDRLLFRIYLLVVLVYGATLVALWSIWQCS, from the exons ATGCTGTCGCGGGCGCCCTCGCTGCTTgcctttcttcttcccaccctcctggcccaggGAGAAG CCAGGCACCACGGGGGCCTCTGGACCCACAGCACCAGGCCCGCCCTGCTGAGGCTGTCAGACTACCTCCTGGCCAACTATGACAAGGGCGTGCGACCCGTGCGGGACTGGAGGAGACCCACCACCGTGTCCATTGACGTCATTGTTTACGCCATCCTCAGCGTG GATGAGAAGAATCAGGTACTGACCACCTACATCTGGTACCGGCAG TACTGGACCGATGAGTTCCTCCAGTGGGACCCGGGAGACTTTGACAACATCACCAAGCTGTCCATCCCCACGGACAGCATCTGGGTCCCCGACATTCTCATCAACGAGTT CGTGGACGTGGGCAAGTCTCCAAACATCCCCTACGTCTATGTCCGGCATCACGGTGAGGTCCAGAACTACAAGCCCCTCCACGTGGTGACCGCCTGCAGCCTGGACATCTACAACTTCCCCTTCGACGTTCAGAACTGCTCCCTGACCTTCACCAGCTGGCTGCACACAA TCCAGGACATCAACATATCCCTGTGGCGCTTGCCGGAAGAGGTCAAGTCCGACAAGAGTGTCTTCATGAACCAGGGCGAGTGGGAGCTGCTGGGGGTGCTGACCCAGTTTCGGGAGTTCATGGAAAGCAGCGACTCTTACGCGGAAATGAAGTTCTAC GTGGTCATCCGCCGGCGGCCCCTGTTCTATGCTGTCAGCCTGCTGCTGCCCAGCATCTTCCTTATGGTCATGGACATCGTGGGCTTCTACCTGCCCCCTGACAGCGGGGAGAGAGTCTCCTTCAAGATCACGCTCCTCCTGGGCTACTCGGTCTTCCTGATCATCGTGTCTGACACGCTGCCGGCCACCGCCATCGGCACGCCCCTCATTG GTGTGTACTTTGTCGTGTGCATGGCTCTGCTGGTATTAAGCCTGGCGGAGACCATCCTCATCGTGCGGCTGGTGCACAAGCAGGAGCTGCAGCGGCCTGTGCCCGCCTGGCTGCGGCACCTGGCTCCGGACAGGCTGGTCCCGCCACTCTGCCGAAGGGGACAGTCAGCCTCCCAAAGGCCCCCAGCCACCTCCCAAGCCACCAAGACTGATGACTGCTCAg ACATGGGGAACCGCTGCAGCCCTCGGGGAGGACCTCGGGACTTGGAGGGGACCCCgaggggcaggggcagccctCTGCCCGCGCCCCGGGAGGCCTCGCCGGCCGCGTGCGCAGTGCTGCGGGAGCTGTCCTCCATCAGGCACCTCCTGGAGAGGCGGGAGGAGGGCCGGGAGGTGGCCAGGGACTGGCTGCGCGTGGGCTCTGCGCTGGACAGGCTGCTCTTCCGCATCTACCTGCTGGTGGTGCTGGTCTACGGCGCCACGCTGGTCGCCCTCTGGTCCATCTGGCAGTGTTCCTGA